Proteins encoded together in one Pseudomonas arsenicoxydans window:
- the tagH gene encoding type VI secretion system-associated FHA domain protein TagH, whose translation MELVFEMLNTKQFVPTDLCQKTFKQAGGVIGRGEDCDWIIPDRKRHLSNHHALISYREGTFFLTDTSSNGISDSESGARLRKGEAMRIEHGSVYVLGDFEIRARLVRDPATFDVEVGRPQAAGSIIPDDAFLDLDPLNALDQQERVYSEIDELISPNNAPQDTRQRADYARIDMESLLVPELINAPAEPAPAPPPKPVERQSEGFWEHFGAALGVDLKGLDHDAREALALNAARLLKQSVGGLQQSLRTRSELKNELRLAQTTVQGTQKNPLKFAVDAGEALGILLQPNKPGQLPAEQAISRAFRDLQAHQVALLTASRAAVRGTLEHFSPQQLTLRFERDNKPLLATSGSRWRAYGRYHQALRQDDDWSERLLARDFAQAYEEQIRLISTLHTDHQG comes from the coding sequence ATGGAACTGGTTTTCGAAATGCTCAACACCAAGCAGTTCGTGCCCACGGATTTGTGCCAGAAGACCTTCAAGCAGGCCGGTGGCGTGATCGGCCGGGGCGAGGATTGCGACTGGATCATTCCCGACCGCAAGCGTCACCTGTCCAACCACCACGCGTTGATCAGCTACCGCGAAGGCACGTTTTTCCTGACCGATACCAGCAGCAACGGTATTTCGGACAGCGAAAGCGGCGCACGCCTGCGCAAGGGCGAAGCGATGCGCATCGAACACGGCAGCGTCTACGTGCTGGGTGATTTCGAGATCCGTGCACGGCTGGTGCGCGACCCGGCGACCTTCGACGTGGAAGTCGGCCGTCCGCAAGCGGCGGGCAGCATCATTCCAGACGACGCGTTCCTCGATCTCGACCCGCTGAACGCCCTCGATCAGCAAGAGCGCGTGTATTCGGAAATCGACGAACTGATCTCGCCAAACAACGCTCCACAGGACACCCGTCAGCGCGCCGACTATGCGCGCATCGACATGGAAAGCCTGCTGGTCCCGGAGCTGATCAACGCCCCGGCTGAGCCAGCCCCCGCGCCGCCGCCGAAACCGGTTGAGCGTCAGAGCGAAGGTTTCTGGGAGCACTTCGGCGCGGCGCTGGGCGTGGACCTCAAAGGCCTCGACCACGATGCTCGCGAAGCCCTGGCGCTGAACGCTGCCCGTTTGCTCAAGCAAAGCGTCGGTGGTTTGCAGCAGAGCCTGCGCACCCGCAGCGAACTGAAAAACGAACTGCGCCTGGCCCAGACCACCGTGCAAGGCACGCAAAAGAACCCGTTGAAATTCGCCGTCGATGCCGGTGAAGCGCTGGGCATCTTGTTGCAGCCGAACAAGCCGGGGCAGTTGCCGGCCGAGCAAGCGATCTCCCGGGCGTTCCGCGATTTGCAGGCGCATCAGGTGGCTTTGCTGACCGCCAGCCGCGCCGCCGTTCGCGGCACGCTGGAACACTTCTCGCCGCAGCAATTGACCTTGCGTTTCGAGCGCGACAACAAGCCGTTGCTGGCCACCTCCGGCAGCCGCTGGAGAGCCTACGGCCGTTATCACCAGGCCCTGCGTCAGGACGATGACTGGAGCGAACGCCTGCTGGCCCGCGATTTCGCCCAGGCCTACGAAGAACAGATCCGCCTGATTTCCACCCTTCATACCGACCACCAAGGATGA
- the tssJ gene encoding type VI secretion system lipoprotein TssJ, with translation MSRCSTAFFKTLTAFAALVLLAGCSSLSPYSHVTKLNLKLTASDQLNPDLNGRPSPIVVRLFELKHPVTFENADFFSLYERAKESLAPDLVASEEIELRPGETVEMKLSVEEGSRYVGILAAYRDLPETKWRYTVQVTPVEVTDADLTLDQAGIRNSNEKLAKADD, from the coding sequence ATGTCTCGCTGCTCGACCGCTTTTTTCAAGACGCTGACGGCGTTCGCGGCCCTGGTGCTGCTGGCCGGCTGTTCGTCGCTGTCGCCGTACTCCCACGTCACCAAGCTCAACCTCAAGCTCACCGCCAGCGATCAGTTGAACCCGGACCTCAACGGGCGTCCGTCGCCGATCGTCGTGCGTCTGTTCGAACTCAAGCACCCGGTGACCTTCGAGAACGCCGACTTCTTCAGCCTGTACGAGCGCGCCAAGGAATCCCTGGCCCCGGACCTGGTGGCCAGCGAAGAAATCGAACTGCGCCCGGGTGAAACCGTGGAAATGAAACTCAGCGTGGAGGAGGGCAGTCGCTACGTCGGCATCCTCGCCGCCTACCGTGACCTGCCGGAAACCAAATGGCGCTACACGGTTCAAGTCACCCCGGTGGAAGTCACTGACGCTGATTTGACCCTCGACCAGGCCGGCATCCGCAACAGCAACGAAAAGCTCGCCAAGGCGGATGACTGA
- the tssK gene encoding type VI secretion system baseplate subunit TssK → MNSHKVIWQEGMLLRPQHFQHNDRYYEHQMKTRTQLLGSYTWGFLNLEIDLQFLNMGKLVISQASGILPDGSLFELGGNTEPLALDVPPNTGNTPIYLALPLVTGNHIEARRPEQSDVLARYTAYETEVADSNAGDDSASQVSCGRPDFKLLLGEQQSDQAYVKLKVCEVLDTTPDGVISLDPDFVPTYIQAHASSYLLSCLKEVISMLGHRGDTIAERIRSNGKVGGAEVGDFMMLQLINRTELLLRHYLGLEQVHPEELYRTLLTMLGDLATFSSDTKRPRLDSRYQHSDQGASFRKLMEAIRQVLSMVLEQHAIELVLQARQYGIIVSPLHDHKLLGSASFVLAASANCDSEELRHRLPAHLKVGPVERIRQLVNLHLPGIKVKPLPVAPRQIAFHSNKTYFILELSSEDLAQLERSGGFAFHVSGEFAELELKFWAIRN, encoded by the coding sequence ATGAATTCCCATAAAGTCATTTGGCAGGAAGGCATGCTGCTGCGTCCGCAGCACTTCCAGCATAACGACCGCTATTACGAACACCAGATGAAGACCCGTACCCAGTTGCTGGGCAGCTACACCTGGGGCTTCCTCAATCTGGAAATCGATTTGCAGTTCCTCAACATGGGCAAACTGGTGATCAGCCAGGCCTCGGGGATTCTGCCGGACGGCAGCCTGTTCGAACTCGGCGGCAACACCGAGCCGCTGGCGCTGGACGTGCCGCCGAACACCGGTAACACGCCGATTTACCTGGCGCTGCCACTGGTCACCGGCAACCACATCGAAGCCCGTCGCCCGGAGCAATCCGATGTGCTGGCGCGCTACACCGCGTATGAAACCGAAGTCGCCGACTCCAATGCCGGCGACGATTCCGCCAGCCAGGTCAGCTGCGGTCGCCCGGACTTCAAACTGTTGCTCGGCGAACAGCAAAGCGATCAGGCTTACGTGAAGCTCAAGGTCTGCGAAGTGCTCGACACCACGCCCGACGGCGTGATCAGCCTCGACCCGGACTTTGTGCCGACCTACATTCAGGCGCATGCCTCCAGCTACCTGCTGTCGTGCCTGAAAGAAGTGATCAGCATGCTCGGTCACCGGGGCGACACCATTGCCGAACGGATTCGTTCCAACGGCAAGGTCGGTGGCGCCGAAGTCGGCGACTTCATGATGCTGCAACTGATCAACCGCACCGAACTGCTGCTGCGTCACTACCTCGGTCTGGAACAGGTTCACCCGGAAGAGTTGTACCGCACGCTGTTGACCATGCTGGGTGATCTGGCGACGTTCTCCAGCGACACCAAACGCCCGCGCCTGGACAGCCGTTACCAGCACAGCGACCAGGGCGCGAGCTTTCGCAAACTGATGGAAGCGATTCGTCAGGTGCTGTCGATGGTGCTCGAACAGCACGCCATCGAACTGGTCCTGCAAGCGCGCCAGTACGGGATCATCGTTTCGCCGTTGCACGACCACAAACTGCTGGGTTCGGCCTCGTTCGTGCTCGCCGCCAGTGCCAACTGCGACTCCGAAGAACTGCGCCACCGCTTGCCGGCGCACCTCAAGGTCGGCCCGGTGGAACGCATCCGCCAACTGGTCAACCTGCACCTGCCGGGCATCAAGGTCAAACCGTTGCCGGTGGCCCCGCGGCAGATCGCGTTCCACTCCAACAAAACCTATTTCATTCTCGAACTCAGTTCCGAAGACCTGGCACAACTGGAGCGCTCCGGCGGCTTCGCGTTCCATGTGTCGGGCGAATTTGCCGAGCTTGAACTGAAATTCTGGGCCATCAGGAACTGA
- the icmH gene encoding type IVB secretion system protein IcmH/DotU — protein MIKDMEHNQDDKTVLLDRQGHGPAQGPLTDFAAPPRFEQLEERMIYAARLRPAEAFNISLNSLVAAASDLLSEVVRLKHSDTREDMYALNERLTSGLKLFEVRALHNGAESSQVMAARYVLCTVVDEAVVTTPWGNESEWSQMSLLSSFHNETFGGEKFFQLLDRLSKNPVKHLPMLELMYLCLSLGFEGKYRVQARGMLELEGIRDALYRQIRQLRGDVPRELSPHWEGLNDQRRSLVRIVPAWMVVLFTVVCLVVMYSGFAWVLGEQRETVLQPFQQLDPAAVQPQSQP, from the coding sequence ATGATCAAGGACATGGAACATAACCAGGACGACAAAACCGTCCTGCTCGACCGCCAGGGCCACGGCCCGGCGCAGGGTCCGCTGACAGATTTCGCCGCACCGCCGCGTTTCGAACAGCTCGAAGAACGGATGATCTACGCCGCGCGCCTGCGCCCGGCCGAAGCGTTCAACATCAGCCTCAATTCGCTGGTGGCTGCGGCCTCCGACCTGTTGTCGGAAGTGGTACGGCTCAAGCACAGCGATACCCGCGAAGACATGTACGCGCTCAACGAGCGACTGACTTCCGGGCTGAAACTGTTTGAAGTACGCGCCCTGCACAACGGCGCCGAAAGCAGCCAGGTGATGGCCGCGCGTTACGTGCTCTGCACCGTGGTCGACGAAGCTGTCGTGACCACGCCGTGGGGCAACGAAAGCGAGTGGTCGCAGATGAGCCTGCTCAGCAGCTTCCACAACGAAACCTTCGGCGGCGAGAAGTTTTTCCAGCTGCTGGATCGTCTGTCGAAAAACCCGGTCAAGCACCTGCCTATGCTGGAGCTGATGTACCTGTGCCTGTCCCTCGGTTTCGAAGGCAAGTACCGCGTGCAAGCGCGCGGCATGCTCGAACTCGAAGGCATCCGCGACGCCTTGTATCGCCAGATTCGTCAACTGCGTGGTGACGTGCCGCGCGAGCTTTCGCCGCATTGGGAAGGCTTGAACGATCAGCGCCGCAGCCTGGTGCGCATCGTGCCGGCGTGGATGGTGGTGCTGTTCACCGTGGTCTGCCTGGTGGTGATGTATTCGGGTTTCGCCTGGGTGTTGGGCGAACAACGCGAAACCGTTCTGCAACCTTTTCAGCAGCTAGATCCGGCCGCGGTCCAGCCGCAGTCGCAGCCGTAA
- the tssM gene encoding type VI secretion system membrane subunit TssM, protein MKKFFKKVGAFLRKTWVWTLLVVLFLALLVWFVGPLLAVDDYKFWEGSTSRLLTISVLFLIWGLTMVFVSWRAGVRKKAIEDTEDGQDRIRREELIDEEQKELRVRFKDALKTLKTSSLYRGRSERWRSDLPWYLLIGPQGSGKTSLLDFSGLEFPINKIDRKLTRDTLGTRHCDWYFADHGVLIDTAGRYLTQPDSEVDGSAWSTLLDLLRKRRRNRPLNGVLVTIPVEMLLGNTEQDLDTLARQVRARLQDVHQKLHVDVPVYLVLSKADKLLGFDEFFDQLTREESDQVLGTSFRKEQSGTDVAVLRAEFEELLRRLNSQVIMRMHQERDTQRRGRILDFPHQLGQIGERLCLFVDMAFTGNRYQRVSQLRGFYLTSAPHLTQEMDQTTAGIGASLGMSAGVLPTLRSGRSRFIHHLLSRVIFPEADLAGLDKRERSRIHWGQRALYVGALAALALFGMLWAGGFSANYERLENLRNLATNWTQQRSALTARDDSMAVLKPLDSSYAATQVFPNKGDVSYHERGGLYQGEEVNPVVKDAYERELEAQLLPKVATLLEGQIRANMNDRERLLNSLRAYLMLNMKDRRDGPWLKDWVATEWSQRYAGNTAVQNGLNTHFERLLKQPFIYPLNDQLVAQARQVLRSESLANVVYRMLREQARNLPEYRLSQHIGPQASLFVGTDYAIPGFYTQQGYQQYFSVQGSALVSDILRDNWVLGEGSGISGMDLRRLMVELEQLYFRDYANFWSEAVGQVALPPINDAGEGAEQLAGLTSANSPVLQLLVEVRENTRFPAEAEPADQAADAAEALAGQKGKLGKLGKLASAAAGQASEMAAIKNLPDTAKKSLQRRFEPLHRLLDDNNGPAADLTPALTALNELQLQLASLARASSPDQAAFEMAKTRMSGQRDALSNLRNASNRLPRPVSVWFNVLAEDTWRLVLNDSYQYLNQRYQSELYSFYGKAINKRYPFSAHSTSDVAISDFREFFKAQGINDRFFETYMRPFVSGDPGNYRLRSIDGHSMPISKVYLDQMAAAQVIRQSFFSANPAEPQVQFKLEPYTLDPAVSRSEFKFGDKTIEYRHGPIVPVSFKWPTDAEDGRTSLVLDKMAGRPIGIEKNTGPWSLFRLFDLMQTEYLNGRDVMVLKADVGGLRANYLLSSQRTPNPFDMGVLRTFRMPVQL, encoded by the coding sequence ATGAAAAAGTTTTTCAAGAAAGTCGGCGCATTCCTGCGCAAGACCTGGGTCTGGACCTTGCTGGTGGTGCTGTTTCTGGCACTGCTGGTGTGGTTCGTCGGGCCGCTGCTGGCCGTCGATGACTACAAGTTCTGGGAAGGTTCGACCTCCCGCCTGCTGACCATCAGTGTGCTGTTTCTGATCTGGGGCCTGACCATGGTCTTCGTCAGCTGGCGCGCTGGCGTGCGCAAGAAAGCTATCGAAGACACCGAAGACGGCCAGGACCGTATCCGCCGTGAAGAGCTGATCGACGAGGAGCAGAAAGAGCTTCGCGTGCGCTTCAAGGATGCGTTGAAAACCCTGAAGACTTCGAGCCTCTATCGCGGTCGCAGTGAGCGCTGGCGCAGTGACCTGCCGTGGTACTTGCTGATCGGCCCACAGGGCAGCGGCAAGACCAGTTTGCTGGACTTCTCGGGCCTTGAGTTTCCGATCAACAAGATCGACCGCAAACTGACCCGCGACACCCTCGGCACCCGGCATTGCGACTGGTATTTCGCCGATCACGGGGTGCTGATCGACACCGCCGGGCGCTACCTGACCCAGCCGGACTCCGAAGTCGATGGCAGTGCCTGGAGCACGTTGCTCGACCTGCTGCGCAAGCGTCGCCGCAACCGTCCGTTGAACGGCGTGCTGGTGACCATCCCGGTGGAAATGCTGCTGGGCAACACCGAACAGGATCTGGACACGTTGGCGCGCCAGGTGCGTGCCCGTTTGCAGGACGTGCATCAGAAACTGCACGTCGATGTGCCGGTTTACCTGGTGTTGAGCAAGGCTGACAAGCTGCTCGGTTTCGACGAGTTCTTCGATCAGCTGACCCGCGAAGAAAGCGATCAGGTGCTCGGCACCAGTTTCCGCAAAGAGCAGAGCGGCACCGACGTCGCCGTCCTGCGCGCCGAGTTCGAAGAGCTGCTGCGTCGCCTGAACAGCCAGGTGATCATGCGCATGCACCAGGAGCGCGACACACAGCGCCGTGGCCGCATCCTCGACTTCCCGCATCAACTGGGGCAGATCGGCGAGCGCCTGTGCCTGTTCGTCGACATGGCATTCACCGGCAACCGCTACCAGCGTGTCAGCCAGTTGCGCGGTTTCTACCTGACCAGCGCACCGCACCTGACCCAGGAAATGGACCAGACCACCGCCGGCATCGGCGCCAGCCTGGGCATGAGCGCCGGCGTGCTGCCGACCCTGCGCAGCGGCCGCTCGCGATTCATTCACCATTTGCTCAGCCGCGTGATTTTCCCCGAGGCCGATCTGGCCGGTCTGGACAAGCGCGAACGCAGCCGCATCCATTGGGGCCAACGTGCCCTGTACGTGGGTGCGCTGGCGGCACTGGCGCTGTTCGGCATGTTGTGGGCGGGCGGTTTCTCCGCCAACTACGAGCGTCTGGAAAACCTGCGCAACCTGGCGACCAACTGGACTCAACAACGTTCGGCCCTGACCGCGCGTGATGACTCCATGGCGGTGCTCAAACCCCTCGACAGCAGCTACGCGGCGACTCAGGTTTTCCCGAACAAGGGTGACGTGTCGTATCACGAGCGCGGTGGTTTGTATCAGGGCGAAGAGGTCAATCCGGTGGTCAAGGACGCCTACGAGCGAGAGCTTGAAGCGCAACTGCTGCCGAAGGTCGCAACGCTGCTGGAAGGGCAGATCCGCGCCAACATGAATGACCGCGAACGCCTGCTCAACAGCCTGCGTGCGTACCTGATGCTGAACATGAAGGATCGCCGCGACGGTCCGTGGCTCAAGGATTGGGTTGCCACCGAGTGGTCCCAGCGTTACGCCGGCAACACCGCGGTGCAGAACGGTTTGAACACGCACTTCGAACGCTTGTTGAAGCAGCCGTTTATCTACCCGCTGAACGATCAACTGGTGGCCCAAGCGCGCCAGGTGCTGCGCAGCGAGTCGCTGGCCAACGTGGTTTACCGGATGCTGCGCGAGCAGGCCCGTAACCTGCCGGAATACCGTTTGAGCCAACACATCGGTCCACAGGCCTCGCTGTTTGTCGGTACCGATTACGCGATTCCGGGCTTCTACACCCAACAGGGTTACCAGCAGTATTTCTCGGTCCAGGGCAGTGCGCTGGTCAGCGATATCCTGCGCGACAACTGGGTGCTGGGCGAAGGCTCGGGCATCAGCGGCATGGACTTGCGTCGCTTGATGGTTGAACTCGAGCAACTGTACTTCCGCGACTACGCCAACTTCTGGAGTGAAGCGGTCGGCCAGGTGGCCTTGCCACCGATCAACGACGCGGGCGAGGGCGCCGAGCAACTGGCGGGCCTGACCTCGGCCAATTCTCCAGTGCTGCAACTGCTGGTGGAAGTGCGCGAGAACACCCGTTTCCCGGCAGAGGCCGAACCGGCTGATCAAGCGGCTGATGCCGCTGAAGCGCTGGCAGGTCAGAAAGGCAAGTTGGGCAAGCTGGGCAAACTGGCGTCTGCCGCCGCGGGCCAAGCCTCGGAAATGGCGGCGATCAAAAACCTGCCGGACACCGCGAAGAAATCCCTGCAACGTCGCTTCGAACCGCTGCACCGTCTGCTGGACGACAATAACGGCCCGGCCGCTGATTTGACCCCGGCACTCACGGCGCTCAACGAACTGCAACTGCAACTGGCGAGCCTGGCGCGTGCCAGTTCGCCGGATCAGGCCGCGTTCGAAATGGCCAAGACCCGCATGAGCGGCCAGCGCGATGCGCTGAGCAACTTGCGCAATGCCTCCAATCGTCTGCCGCGTCCGGTCAGCGTCTGGTTCAACGTGTTGGCCGAAGACACCTGGCGTCTGGTGCTCAACGATTCCTACCAGTACCTGAACCAGCGCTATCAGAGCGAGCTGTACAGCTTCTACGGCAAGGCGATCAACAAGCGTTATCCGTTCAGCGCCCACAGCACCAGCGACGTTGCGATCAGCGACTTCCGCGAGTTCTTCAAGGCGCAGGGCATCAACGATCGCTTCTTCGAGACCTACATGCGTCCGTTCGTCAGTGGCGATCCAGGCAACTACCGCCTGCGTAGCATTGACGGTCACAGCATGCCGATCTCCAAGGTCTACCTCGACCAGATGGCCGCGGCCCAAGTGATTCGCCAGAGCTTCTTCTCGGCCAACCCGGCCGAGCCGCAAGTGCAGTTCAAACTGGAGCCGTACACCCTCGACCCTGCTGTCAGCCGCTCCGAGTTCAAGTTTGGCGACAAGACCATCGAATACCGCCACGGCCCGATCGTGCCGGTCTCGTTCAAATGGCCGACCGACGCTGAAGACGGTCGCACCAGCCTGGTCCTCGACAAAATGGCCGGCCGCCCGATCGGCATCGAGAAGAACACCGGCCCTTGGTCGCTGTTCCGCTTGTTCGACCTGATGCAGACCGAGTACCTGAACGGTCGCGACGTGATGGTGCTCAAGGCCGACGTGGGCGGCCTGCGCGCCAACTACTTGCTGTCGAGCCAACGCACGCCGAACCCGTTCGACATGGGCGTGCTGCGTACCTTCCGTATGCCGGTGCAGCTCTGA
- a CDS encoding PP2C family protein-serine/threonine phosphatase translates to MLVASPWRSAARTDAGKVRARNEDAFLDCPQQGLWVVADGMGGHQGGDIASQLIVASLAELPAQDGFDERLKGIRQCLHWLNRRLGQELTVTAGRNDSIMGSTVVALLVEGSRAACIWAGDSRCYLWRGQRLYQLSKDHSLQQQLMDEQQMSLEDARAHPSAHALTRAVGAADVLTLDVLELQVYPGDTFLLCSDGLYQGLSSDALGNALSLTAPHVALERLFDGALRGSARDNLTAVVIRQ, encoded by the coding sequence ATGCTGGTTGCCAGTCCCTGGCGCAGCGCTGCGCGTACCGATGCCGGCAAGGTTCGGGCGCGCAACGAAGATGCTTTTCTCGACTGTCCACAGCAGGGGCTGTGGGTGGTCGCGGACGGCATGGGCGGTCATCAGGGGGGCGATATCGCCAGCCAGTTGATCGTCGCCAGCCTGGCGGAATTGCCAGCGCAGGACGGCTTCGACGAACGACTCAAAGGCATTCGCCAGTGCCTGCACTGGCTCAACCGCCGCTTGGGCCAGGAGTTGACCGTCACTGCCGGGCGCAACGACAGCATCATGGGCAGCACCGTGGTGGCGCTGCTGGTGGAAGGCAGTCGCGCGGCCTGTATCTGGGCCGGCGACAGCCGTTGCTACCTGTGGCGCGGCCAGCGTTTGTATCAGCTGTCCAAGGACCATTCGCTGCAACAGCAACTCATGGACGAGCAACAGATGAGCCTCGAAGACGCCCGTGCGCATCCTTCCGCCCATGCACTGACCCGTGCGGTCGGCGCGGCTGATGTGTTGACGCTGGACGTGCTTGAACTCCAGGTTTATCCCGGCGATACGTTCCTGTTGTGCAGCGACGGTTTGTACCAAGGGCTCAGCAGCGATGCCCTGGGCAACGCCCTGAGCCTGACCGCGCCGCATGTTGCGCTGGAGCGTCTGTTCGACGGCGCTTTGCGTGGCTCGGCACGGGACAACCTGACTGCCGTGGTGATCCGCCAATGA
- a CDS encoding serine/threonine-protein kinase: MTELMPPLDDLLVSEEQDSNLTYFAFAKPLNGKPHKAEPALAPTKASIGEMPDVLAGRYRIERLLGAGGMGAVYRARDLLSEQFGDPDPYIALKILSEEFAESPDASALLYSEFALIRRLRHDNVLRLHSFEVDTDCQRAFITMELMRGLTLDKLLCERPLGLPWKELRDIALPLLDALAYAHARGVLHGDMKPSNVMLSEEGVRLFDFGLGQAEEGILPGLPHLSRDRFNAWTPGYAAPELLEGQPLSASADVYGVACVLYELAGGKHPFRRMSSVEARDGQLDRELHAPRNLPKHCWPALRTALAFDAAKRTITAAQLRDAMGATSSLLQRLRLRA, translated from the coding sequence ATGACTGAACTCATGCCACCGCTCGACGACCTGCTGGTGAGCGAAGAGCAGGACAGTAACCTGACTTACTTTGCGTTCGCCAAGCCTCTGAACGGAAAGCCGCACAAGGCAGAACCCGCGCTGGCGCCAACCAAGGCCAGCATCGGTGAAATGCCCGACGTGCTTGCAGGCCGTTACCGCATCGAGCGCCTGCTCGGTGCTGGTGGCATGGGTGCGGTTTACCGCGCACGGGACTTGCTGAGCGAACAGTTCGGCGATCCCGACCCTTACATCGCGCTGAAAATCCTCAGCGAAGAATTTGCCGAATCGCCGGATGCCAGCGCCTTGCTCTACAGCGAGTTCGCCCTGATCCGGCGCCTGCGCCACGACAACGTGCTGCGCTTGCACAGCTTTGAAGTGGACACCGATTGCCAGCGCGCCTTCATCACCATGGAACTCATGCGTGGGCTGACCCTGGACAAACTGCTCTGCGAGCGGCCCTTGGGCCTGCCGTGGAAAGAACTGCGCGACATCGCGCTGCCGCTGCTCGACGCGCTGGCCTACGCCCACGCTCGCGGTGTGCTGCACGGTGACATGAAACCGAGCAACGTGATGCTCAGCGAAGAAGGCGTGCGCCTGTTCGACTTTGGCCTGGGCCAGGCCGAAGAGGGCATCCTGCCCGGCCTGCCACACCTGAGTCGCGACCGCTTCAACGCCTGGACCCCGGGCTACGCCGCCCCGGAACTGCTTGAAGGCCAACCGCTGTCGGCCAGTGCTGATGTGTATGGCGTGGCCTGCGTGCTCTACGAACTGGCGGGCGGCAAACACCCCTTCCGCCGCATGTCGTCGGTCGAGGCCCGCGACGGTCAACTCGACCGCGAGCTGCACGCACCGCGCAATCTTCCGAAACACTGCTGGCCAGCCCTGCGAACGGCGCTGGCTTTCGATGCGGCCAAGCGCACCATCACCGCCGCTCAATTGCGTGACGCCATGGGCGCCACTTCGTCTTTGCTGCAACGCCTTCGACTGCGGGCGTAA